In Castor canadensis chromosome 6, mCasCan1.hap1v2, whole genome shotgun sequence, the genomic window GCACATCCTGTTCACTCTGCCCTCCTCTCTGGGTCCCCCCACTTCCCTCCCCCCAGGCACGGCGCCAGAACTCACGTGTATTTGCGGGTGAAGCACCGAGAGATGTAGCCATGCTCGTCCTGTCTCTCTTCATGCTTGCCTGGGGGCGGGGtgagaggggaggaaaggagagaagaatgtCAGAGTCTGCGGGGTGGTGGGGACACAGCTCTCAGCCCTGCACGTCCCAACAGGCCCCACCACCTGCTCAGTCTCAGACTGATGGAGAAGTTTCCATGCGCGCCTGACTGTCccggggtggggagaggaagggggggcGTGCCCTCAGAACTTTCCGGAAAGCTGGATTCAGGACTTTGGGCTGGAGAGGGGCACAGTTTGGAGCTCAGCCTTGGTCAGAGGTGGGGACGGGGGAAGGGATGCTGGGCACCACAGCAGGTGCACTCGTTACGCGCGCACACCCCGGGGATGGGGGGCCCTGCTTATTTGGGGATGGGGCGGCGAGGCTGGGGGGGTGGAAAGTGACAATGGCGGGAGGTGGGGggtggctgggggtgtagctcagtgtagtgtttgtctagcatgcatgcacaaggccctgggttcaatccctagcactgcaaaaaacaaaaaaaagtgacagTAGGCCCCTTGGGGAGCGACGCGCACCCCCATTCCTGAGTAATAGGAGAAGTTACTTCGCTAAGGTCCTGGGCTCATTTTCcgctccccttccccctctcccagGGAAATTGGGCTGCGTCCCCTATTCGGGGGCCGGACCGGGGGCTCACCGGTGATCTCCACCACCCCGTCCTTGGTCTTGACCGTCAGCTCCTCGGGGGCGAAGTGGTTGACGTCCAGGGACACGCGCCAGCGGTCAGCCGTCTGCCGGATCTCCGAGACGCCGCTGCTGAGCTGGCGGCCGAGCGCGCGGCTGTAGACGGGCGCGGCCACGGTCACGGCCGCGGGGCCCTCGGCGGCGGGCAGCGGGCGAACGTAGCCCGGCCAGCCGCTGGCCCCGAACCACTGCGCCCACTCCTCGGGCAGCCGGGGCAAGCCGAAGGCCTGATCGAAAAGCCGGCTGTGAGCGGGGTACCAGTCCCGGAAAGGATCCCAGCTGGGACTCCGCAGGAGGGAGAACGGCACTCGGCGCTCGGTCATGGTGGCTCGGGCTCAGTTCTGCCGATCCAAGATGTACTGGGCTTGGTGGCACCGGGCTGCGCTTTTATGGGTCTCCAGCCGGGTATTTTTAGCAAGGCGGTGCTTCACGTCTCTATTAATGGTAATGACCGGTTGGGGGCCGTCCCTCCCCTGACCTCCCCCCCTTTGCATTCTTCCCTGGCTTTACAAGGGGATGGCGGGGCGGGCGGGGCGAGGAAGGTTCTGCCCACATCTGGAAACTTCTCTTGTGAAAGAAAACAAACGACTGGGACACCGGGCCTGGCGCAGTGCCCACTGTTGGGGACTTGGCAATCTAGGCCTTAAAGTGCTTCGGGGCTGTTAGGTGGTGGCCTGTCCTATCCTTCTGTTACCGAGAACAATGCCGGCAGAGGTTGGGTTACTTGTCCTAGGCAGGCATGGCAAATAGGAAGTGGCAGAGCGCCAGGTCTGGAACCACAGGGACCTGTGATGTAATGTGACATAGACTCTGGTGTGTTGTGGGGACACCTGGGCTCTGGAAGCAGAGTATCTGAGGTCCCTGGTTTTGTCACCAAGCCCATGCCTTGCCTTCCCCATCTGGAACACGGAGGTGACAATAACGCTTATGTCACTCCTCCTCACTGGGTTTGCTTGAGGATGGGGTGACTTCATGAAAGTGAAGGGTatagcccagggcctcatgggtAATAATTTTCACTTGTTTGTATCTACCTGAAATCAGAGAGTTACCAGGGTCTCACCATTTCCCTGCTACCCCAAGCAGTGGAACCCCCCAACCCCGCCCCCCAGGCCCAGTTCTGGGAGAAAGGGTTTCAGACAGGGGAATGAGGATAGAGGTCATTGTCAAATCTCTCATTCTATCTGTTTTTCCTTAATAAGTCTTAACCAGGCACCTTAAAGTGCAGCAAATGTGAATCTAGTCTGGCTTTGCCATTGGCTTCCTATGTGATTTTGGCCAGGGCCCTAcctctctaggcctcagtttaCCCTTTTGCAAGATAATGAGCTCCAAGAACCTTTTGTTTATGATCCCAATAGCACAGAGGGACAAGTAggggtccaagtggtagagttcacACAAGCTTACCTGGAGCCTGGAGCTCACCCCTTAAACTGCCTCCTCCATCTCAATACCTTTTGGGGGTCCAGACCCCCTCTTCCAGCTTTGAGAGAGGTGCAGCCTTTAGGCCTCTAGGCTGATCCTCACGCTGCCACTCTCCTGTCTTCACAGGCTGTCTCAGGCTTCCTTCTCCCTGAGCGTGGCCTGTGCTTACATCTTTAGCGGAAGAAATTGAGGCCCACAGAGATTAAGTGACTGGCCCCGGTCTCGGTATTCTtccttctcaggaggcagagatcaggaggatggaggtttctttcttgcctcagtttccttttggaGAGCAGAGCCCATCCCATGGGCTGCCTATCAGGATAAAGTGGTACTGGGTTGAGTCTCAGGTCACTCTAGAGGGGCCTCAACATCTTGGGACTCAGAGAGAGAGGTCAGAGGTGGGAAGCACACAGGACCTGTGTCCTCTACCCACCTCCCTAGCTGGGTCATGTCATGAACCCACAAGGTCACAGTTGGGAGCTCCTGGccaaccccccaccccacacaccccCCAAGAGTCTCTGCTGTAAGAAGTCTCAAGCCTTTGTTCTCAGCCCCACCCTTCTGCAGCTCTATAAATTCAAGGTGAGGTCAGAAGGCAGGAAGGATGTTCATCTGCCAGCCTCTGCCTGCCCACCTTGGCCCAGACTGGAGCCCAGAGCACTCCACCCTACAGGTAGCTGTCAGATGTGGTCATCTGTGCTTTGGAGCGTGGCCCTGCCATGCCCAGCCACGCTCTGGAGGGAGGGGGCTCCCTGCTCTTTGTAGACACAAACTCCCTTCATCTTGCCTGAAACCAGGGTGAGGATTC contains:
- the Hspb1 gene encoding heat shock protein beta-1 — translated: MTERRVPFSLLRSPSWDPFRDWYPAHSRLFDQAFGLPRLPEEWAQWFGASGWPGYVRPLPAAEGPAAVTVAAPVYSRALGRQLSSGVSEIRQTADRWRVSLDVNHFAPEELTVKTKDGVVEITGKHEERQDEHGYISRCFTRKYTLPPGVDPTLVSSSLSPEGTLTVEAPMPKPATQSAEITIPVTFEARAQIGGPETGKSEQSAAQ